The Streptomyces fungicidicus nucleotide sequence CCGACCCCGATCCCGCACCGGACGCCGCCGCCCACGCCCTGACCGTCCTCGGCGACCTGCGTGACCGCACCACCACCGTCGTGACCGGCGGAGGCCGCGGGCCCGCCGCCGCGCGCAACACCGGGCTGCGCGCCGTCACCGCGCCCTGGGCCGTCTTCCTCGTCGACGACGTGCAGGTGGGGCCGTACTGGTGCGCCCAGCTCGTCCGGGACCTCGAGGAGGCGCCCCCCGACACCGCCGGCGTCCAGGGCGTCATCAGCGTGCCGCTGCCCGGCGGACGCCGCCCCACCGACTGGGAACGCGGCACCGCGGGCCTCGCGCGCGCCCGCTGGACCACCGCCGACATGGCCTACCGCACCGAGGCCCTCGAGCAGGTCGGCGGCTTCGACGAACGCTTCCCCCGCGCCTTCCGCGAGGACGCCGACCTCGCGCTGCGCCTCCTCGACGCCGGCTGGCGCATCCGCAGGGGCCACCGCCTCACCCGGCACCCCGTGCGCCCCGCCTCCCGCTGGGCGTCGGTGCGGCAGCAGCGCGGCAACGCC carries:
- a CDS encoding glycosyltransferase family 2 protein; protein product: MTSYAVVIPTLLRDSLADCLAALAAAHGPRPDEIVLVDDRSDPDPAPDAAAHALTVLGDLRDRTTTVVTGGGRGPAAARNTGLRAVTAPWAVFLVDDVQVGPYWCAQLVRDLEEAPPDTAGVQGVISVPLPGGRRPTDWERGTAGLARARWTTADMAYRTEALEQVGGFDERFPRAFREDADLALRLLDAGWRIRRGHRLTRHPVRPASRWASVRQQRGNADDALMRRLHGPDWWDKAVAPRGRIRRHAVITAAGAAACVLAAAGHRRAATACAAGWAAGTAELARARIVPGPRTRDEVTTVVATSVVIPPAATWYRLAGAWRHRNAPAWREVAR